One window of Siniperca chuatsi isolate FFG_IHB_CAS linkage group LG19, ASM2008510v1, whole genome shotgun sequence genomic DNA carries:
- the tnikb gene encoding TRAF2 and NCK interacting kinase b isoform X15: MVVEEASILSPVNTERTMASDSPARSLDEIDLTALRDPAGIFELVELVGNGTYGQVYKGRHVKTGQLAAIKVMDVTGDEEEEIKAEINMLKKYSHHRNIATYYGAFVKKNPPGIDDQLWLVMEFCGAGSVTDLIKNTKGNSLKEEWIAYVCREILRGLTHLHQHKVIHRDIKGQNVLLTENAEVKLVDFGVSAQLDRTVGRRNTFIGTPYWMAPEVIACDENPDATYDFKSDLWSLGITAIEMAEGAPPLCDMHPMRALFLIPRNPAPRLKSKKWSKKFQSFIDSCLVKSHSQRPSTEQLLKHPFIRDLPNERQVRIQLKDHIDRTKKRRGERDETEYEYSGSEEEDEERDVGEPSSIINIPGESTLRRDFLRLQLANKERSELIRRQQLEQQQNEEHKRQLLAERQKRIEEQKEQRRRLEEQQRREREMRKQQEREQRRRYEEMEQLRREEERRHAEREQEYIRRQLEEEQRQLEILQQQLLQEQALLLEYKRKQIEEQRQAERLQRQLQQERAYLVSLQQQQQQEPPRPPQDKKQLYHYKDQAPGSNDKPAWAKEVMRRAQSNSPRIPPKKYHSFNEKRDVKLDSLLLLPGYKPRRPRPPSYPAHDSPTRDHLHGPQIRVTCVPDSPEPVMRRQSPDRNPDSRGRTPARRVEEHYKMNRQTSPALQHKVSNRISDPSLPPRSESFSSGGIQQARTPPMHRSVEPQMAHLVQVKSHGLSGSQSLYDPHGVSSSSASPSPSRPPMPRQNSDPTSDTPPPPPLSRLAPPLDKLDRSSWLRQDDDMPPKVPQRTTSISPALVRKHSPGNGPGLGPRAGAHLIRASNPDLRRTDVSMETPLKRTSSGSSSSSSTPSSQGGSNERGNSAIKTEGSTLSSHETKDDSREVTRPSRPASYKKAVDEEELVR, encoded by the exons GGTCGCCATGTCAAAACAGGCCAGCTTGCTGCCATCAAGGTCATGGACGTCACAGGA gatgaggaggaggagattaAAGCAGAGATCAACATGTTAAAGAAGTACAGCCACCACAGGAACATTGCAACCTATTACGGAGCCTTCGTCAAGAAAAACCCTCCTGGAATTGATGACCAGCTATGG ctggtGATGGAGTTCTGCGGGGCCGGATCGGTGACAGATCTGATCAAAAACACCAAAGGGAACTCCCTGAAGGAGGAGTGGATCGCCTACGTCTGCAGAGAGATCCTCAGG gGTCTGACCCATCTCCACCAGCACAAGGTCATCCACAGAGATATCAAGGGCCAGAATGTGCTGCTGACAGAGAACGCAGAGGTTAAACTAG tggACTTTGGTGTGAGCGCTCAGCTGGACCGTACAGTGGGACGGAGGAACACGTTTATCGGGACGCCGTACTGGATGGCCCCGGAGGTCATCGCCTGTGACGAGAACCCCGACGCCACATATGACTTCAAG agtGATCTGTGGTCGCTCGGTATCACAGCTATAGAGATGGCAGAGGGAGCACCAC ctctGTGTGACATGCATCCAATGAGAGCGCTCTTCCTCATCCCCAGAAATCCTGCCCCCAGACTCAAGTCTAAGAAGTG gtcgAAGAAGTTCCAGTCGTTCATAGACAGCTGTCTGGTGAAGAGCCACAGTCAGAGGCCGAGCACCGAGCAGCTCCTCAAACACCCGTTCATCAGGGACCTTCCCAACGAGCGGCAGGTCCGCATCCAGCTGAAGGACCACATCGACCGCAccaagaagaggaggggggagaggg ATGAGACAGAATACGAGTACAGtgggagtgaggaggaggatgaagagagggACGTTGGAGAGCCCAG TTCCATCATCAACATTCCCGGGGAGTCCACTCTGAGACGGGATTTCCTGCGCCTCCAGTTGGCCAATAAGGAGCGGTCGGAGCTGATCCGGCGTcagcagctggagcagcagcagaacgAGGAACACAAGCGGCAACTATTGGCTGAGAGACAGAAACGTATCGAGGAGCAGAAAGAACAGAGGCGCCGGCTGGAAGAG CAACAGCGTCGGGAGCGAGAGATGAGGAAGCAGCAGGAGCGAGAACAAAGGAGGAGGTACGAAGAGATGGAGCAGCTCCGccgagaggaggagaggaggcacgcagagagagaacag GAGTATATCCGtagacagctggaggaggaacaGAGGCAGCTGGAgatcctgcagcagcagctcctgcaggAGCAGGCCTTACTGCTG GAGTACAAGAGGAAGCAGATTGAGGAGCAGCGGCAGGCCGAGCGGCTGCAgaggcagctgcagcaggagcGAGCGTACCTGGTGtcgctgcagcagcagcagcagcaggagccgCCGCGGCCGCCGCAGGACAAGAAGCAGCTGTACCACTACAAAGACCAGGCGCCCGGCAGCAACGACAAGCCCGCCTGGGCCAAAGAG GTAATGCGTCGAGCTCAGAGCAACTCACCTCGTATCCCTCCCAAGAAATACCACTCCTTCAACGAGAAGCGAGACGTTAAACTCGACAGCCTCCTCTTACTCCCCGGTTACAAACCCCGCCGCCCCCGCCCCCCTTCCTACCCCGCACATGACAGTCCTACAAGGGATCACCTCCACGGGCCTCAAATCCGTGTCACCTGTGTCCCTGACTCCCCTGAGCCAGTGATGCGCCGGCAGAGCCCCGACAGGAACCCCGACTCCAGGGGCCGGACCCCCGCCCGCCGG gtggagGAGCATTATAAGATGAACAGACAGACTTCTCCTGCATTGCAGCATAAAGTCTCCAACCGGATCTCGGACCCGTCGCTGCCGCCCCGCTCCGAGTCCTTCAGCAGCGGAGGCATCCAGCAGGCCCGGACCCCGCCGATGCACCGCTCCGTCGAACCGCAG ATGGCCCACCTGGTGCAGGTGAAGAGTCACGGTCTGTCAGGCTCCCAGTCTCTGTACGACCCCCACGGCGTGTCCTCCTCCTCGGCGTCGCCCTCCCCCTCCCGGCCTCCCATGCCCCGGCAGAACTCCGACCCCACCTCCGacacccctcctcccccaccccTCTCCCGCCTGGCGCCCCCCCTCGACAAGTTGGACCGCAGCTCCTGGCTGCGGCAGGACGACGACATGCCCCCCAAG gtTCCTCAGAGGACgacctccatctctcctgcTTTGGTCAGGAAGCACTCTCCTGGAAATGGACCTGGCCTGGGACCTCGGGCTGGAGCTCACCTCATACGGGCTAG CAACCCCGACCTGCGGAGGACTGACGTTTCCATGGAGACGCCCCTGAAGAGGACGAGCAGCGgcagctcctccagctccagcaCCCCCAGCTCCCAGGGAGGCTCCAACGAACGGg gtaATTCAGCCATTAAGACCGAAGGCTCAACACTTTCTTCCCACGAGACCAAAGACGACAGCAGAGAGGTGACACGACCCAGCAGGCCTGCA AGCTATAAGAAAGCTGTAGATGAG GAGGAGTTGGTAAGATAA